A stretch of Gemmatimonadaceae bacterium DNA encodes these proteins:
- a CDS encoding NAD(P)/FAD-dependent oxidoreductase, with protein sequence MAASLLWPRGMTPIDLLGVSGKPYDIAIVGGGPAGLSAAIWAGRYGRQVLLVDRGDPRNWATRGVNGYLGLAGVRPGSLREAGRLEAARYDVLLADADVLRVEPCGHATRDTCFALHIAGGDTLHARRVLLAFGLMDVWPDIPGLERVYGTSAHVCPDCDGHESRGLRIAVVGAGRRAMAMALALRTWSAALTIATNGRPARLSPAARERLRQNGITLRSEAIERVVHDGPRLQALALANGDVLAVDKLFFNVAQRPADDLAAQLGCARDRGGHVMVSVHGATTVPSVFAAGDITPGPQLAIRAAAAGAVAAMAMHKSLLPVERTVVGV encoded by the coding sequence GTGGCCGCGTCTTTGCTGTGGCCGCGCGGCATGACGCCTATCGATTTGCTCGGGGTATCGGGAAAGCCGTACGACATCGCGATCGTTGGCGGTGGCCCCGCCGGACTGTCCGCCGCGATCTGGGCCGGTCGCTATGGGCGCCAGGTGCTGCTCGTCGATCGCGGCGACCCGCGCAATTGGGCCACGCGTGGCGTGAACGGCTATCTCGGACTCGCCGGCGTGCGGCCGGGATCGCTCCGGGAAGCGGGTCGCCTCGAGGCCGCGCGATATGACGTGCTGCTCGCCGACGCCGACGTGTTGCGCGTGGAGCCGTGCGGGCATGCCACGCGCGATACGTGCTTCGCGCTGCACATTGCAGGCGGCGACACCTTGCACGCGCGTCGGGTGTTGCTCGCCTTCGGGCTGATGGACGTCTGGCCCGACATCCCCGGCCTGGAACGGGTGTACGGGACCAGCGCGCACGTCTGCCCCGACTGCGACGGCCATGAATCGCGGGGCTTGCGCATCGCCGTGGTGGGCGCCGGCCGCCGGGCGATGGCGATGGCCCTCGCGCTGCGGACGTGGAGTGCGGCGCTCACGATCGCGACCAACGGGCGCCCCGCACGACTCTCGCCGGCGGCGCGTGAGCGTCTGCGCCAGAACGGCATCACGCTCCGCAGCGAGGCCATCGAGCGGGTCGTGCACGACGGCCCCCGGCTGCAGGCGCTCGCGTTGGCGAACGGCGACGTGCTGGCGGTGGACAAGCTCTTCTTCAACGTGGCGCAGCGGCCGGCCGACGATCTGGCGGCGCAGCTCGGGTGCGCCCGCGATCGCGGCGGGCATGTGATGGTGTCGGTGCACGGCGCGACGACGGTGCCGAGCGTCTTCGCCGCCGGCGACATCACGCCGGGGCCGCAGCTCGCCATTCGGGCCGCCGCCGCGGGTGCGGTGGCGGCGATGGCGATGCACAAGAGTTTGCTGCCGGTGGAGCGGACGGTGGTGGGGGTGTAA
- a CDS encoding SGNH/GDSL hydrolase family protein, with the protein MALPLQAQARRSAAPPPRWLATWAPSLQAAAPRPPADSVDRVITVVDRTLRQVARVSIGGQQMRLRLSNEYGDRPLIIRAAHVALRRGGAAAGPAIDPATDHAVTFDGRAAVTVRPGGYLISDPVAFAIPDRADVMISLAIADSARTTTRHSLSVQRSWISPPGDHVAEATFPPDTSFVAWAFVAGIDVVNPRASGVIVTIGNSITDGFGAPVDSNARWPDVLAERLVAGRGAPMAVVNAGISGNRVLSTVTGPSALLRFDRDVLMQPGVTHVIVLEGINDISRGTPATNPRDEMPIEELIAGHRQLIARAHERGLRIFGATLTPVGGMNRPAQREVQEKHAAFNRWLRTSGEYDGVIDFERATWDPADTTRMLPAYDSGDHLHPSGAGYAAMGKAIALELFRAERTKGKR; encoded by the coding sequence ATGGCCCTTCCCCTTCAGGCGCAAGCGCGCCGGAGTGCCGCCCCCCCGCCGCGGTGGCTCGCGACGTGGGCGCCGAGTCTGCAAGCCGCGGCGCCGCGCCCGCCGGCGGACTCCGTCGATCGGGTCATCACGGTCGTCGATCGCACGCTGCGCCAGGTCGCCCGCGTGTCGATCGGCGGCCAGCAGATGCGCCTGCGCCTCTCGAACGAGTACGGCGATCGCCCGCTGATCATTCGTGCCGCGCATGTGGCGCTGCGACGCGGCGGCGCAGCGGCGGGCCCCGCGATCGACCCGGCGACCGATCATGCGGTCACTTTTGACGGGCGAGCCGCGGTGACCGTGCGCCCGGGCGGCTACCTCATCAGCGATCCGGTGGCGTTTGCGATCCCCGATCGCGCCGACGTCATGATCAGCCTCGCCATCGCCGACTCGGCGCGCACCACGACGCGGCACAGCCTGTCGGTGCAGCGCAGCTGGATCTCGCCGCCGGGTGATCACGTCGCCGAGGCGACATTCCCCCCCGACACGTCGTTCGTGGCGTGGGCCTTCGTGGCCGGCATCGACGTGGTGAACCCGCGGGCGAGCGGCGTGATCGTGACCATCGGCAACTCCATCACCGATGGCTTCGGCGCGCCGGTGGACAGCAACGCGCGCTGGCCCGATGTGCTCGCCGAGCGACTGGTGGCGGGCCGCGGAGCGCCCATGGCGGTGGTGAATGCCGGCATCAGCGGCAATCGCGTGCTGTCCACGGTGACCGGCCCCAGTGCGCTGCTGCGCTTCGATCGCGACGTGCTGATGCAGCCGGGGGTGACGCACGTGATTGTGCTCGAAGGGATCAACGACATCTCGCGTGGCACGCCCGCGACGAATCCGCGCGACGAGATGCCCATCGAGGAGCTCATCGCCGGCCACCGGCAGCTCATCGCGCGGGCGCATGAGCGTGGGCTCAGGATCTTTGGCGCGACCCTCACCCCCGTAGGCGGCATGAACCGACCGGCGCAGCGCGAGGTGCAGGAAAAGCACGCGGCATTCAACCGCTGGCTGCGCACGAGCGGCGAGTACGACGGCGTGATCGATTTCGAGAGGGCCACGTGGGATCCGGCGGATACCACGCGCATGCTGCCGGCGTACGACTCGGGCGATCATCTGCACCCGAGCGGCGCGGGGTACGCGGCGATGGGGAAGGCGATTGCGTTGGAGTTGTTCCGGGCGGAGCGCACGAAGGGAAAACGGTGA
- a CDS encoding serine/threonine protein kinase — MTDTLARLQSALADRYRVIRELGAGGMATVYLAHDLRHERDVAIKVLHPDLGAALGAERFLAEIKTTAKLQHPHILPLLDSGAADGLLFYVMPFIAGETLRARLDREKVLPIAEAVRLAREAAAALDYAHRQGVVHRDIKPENILLHDGSALVADFGIALAVQQAGGARMTQTGLSLGTPQYMSPEQAMGERTVDARSDLYALGAVTYEMLTGDPPFTGNTVQAIVAKVLTERPVAPTTVRDTIPLHVEQAVMAALAKLPADRLESARQFA, encoded by the coding sequence TCGGCGCCGGTGGCATGGCCACCGTGTACCTCGCGCACGATCTGCGGCATGAGCGCGATGTCGCCATCAAGGTGCTGCACCCGGATCTGGGCGCGGCGCTCGGCGCCGAGCGCTTTCTGGCGGAGATCAAGACCACGGCGAAGCTGCAGCATCCGCATATTCTGCCGCTGCTCGATAGCGGCGCGGCGGATGGGTTGTTGTTCTATGTGATGCCCTTCATTGCCGGCGAGACGCTGCGCGCGCGGCTCGATCGGGAGAAGGTGTTGCCCATCGCCGAAGCCGTGCGCCTGGCGCGTGAAGCCGCGGCGGCGCTGGACTATGCGCATCGGCAGGGTGTCGTGCACCGCGACATCAAGCCCGAGAACATCCTGCTGCACGACGGCAGTGCGCTCGTCGCCGATTTCGGCATCGCGCTCGCTGTGCAGCAGGCGGGCGGCGCGCGCATGACGCAGACGGGGCTCTCGCTCGGTACACCGCAGTACATGAGCCCTGAGCAGGCGATGGGCGAGCGGACCGTCGACGCGCGGAGCGATCTCTATGCGCTCGGCGCGGTCACGTACGAAATGCTCACCGGGGATCCGCCCTTCACCGGCAACACGGTGCAGGCGATCGTGGCGAAGGTCCTCACCGAGCGGCCGGTCGCACCCACCACGGTGCGCGACACGATCCCGCTGCACGTGGAGCAGGCGGTGATGGCCGCGCTCGCCAAGTTGCCGGCGGATCGGTTGGAGAGTGCGAGGCAGTTTGCGTAG